A single genomic interval of Brevibacillus brevis harbors:
- the deoB gene encoding phosphopentomutase, whose translation MQYSRVFLIVMDSVGIGEQPDAPKFNDAGANTLGHIAERVAGFSLPNLQKLGLGNIAPLQNVAPVATPMAHYGKMQEISMGKDTTTGHWEIMGLHVSTPFNTYPDGFPQELISEFEQRIGRKVLGNKVASGTDILDELGEEHMNTGAVIVYTSADSVFQVAAHEEVVPLEELYHICEVARELTLRDEFAVTRVIARPFVGQPGNFSRTANRHDYSVKPFAPTVMNRLQDAGLASIAIGKISDIYAEEGVTQSIRTKDNMDGVDQILGTMKQSFKGLSFVNLVDFDAKFGHRRDPEGYGHALMEFDARIPELLEALQENDLLVITADHGNDPVHHGSDHTREYVPLLVYHKGIQAGEHLGIRETFADLGATIADNFEVTAPVIGKSFLNHL comes from the coding sequence ATGCAGTATTCACGAGTTTTTTTGATCGTCATGGACAGCGTAGGGATTGGCGAACAACCTGATGCGCCTAAGTTCAATGATGCAGGAGCGAACACCTTGGGTCATATTGCGGAAAGAGTTGCAGGGTTTTCATTGCCCAACCTGCAAAAATTAGGTTTGGGAAATATAGCACCACTCCAAAACGTTGCGCCAGTAGCAACTCCTATGGCCCATTATGGGAAAATGCAGGAAATCTCCATGGGGAAAGATACGACGACTGGTCATTGGGAAATCATGGGTCTGCATGTGTCTACTCCGTTTAACACCTATCCAGACGGATTTCCACAAGAGTTGATCTCGGAATTTGAGCAACGTATTGGCCGCAAAGTGCTCGGGAACAAGGTCGCTTCGGGAACGGACATTCTCGACGAGCTTGGCGAAGAGCATATGAATACGGGTGCAGTGATTGTCTATACATCTGCGGACAGTGTATTCCAGGTGGCAGCCCACGAAGAGGTTGTTCCGCTTGAAGAGCTGTACCATATTTGCGAGGTAGCTCGTGAGTTGACGCTTCGTGATGAGTTTGCCGTTACTCGTGTCATTGCACGCCCATTTGTTGGACAGCCAGGTAATTTTAGCCGTACAGCAAATCGTCACGATTATTCGGTGAAACCATTTGCTCCGACAGTCATGAATCGTCTGCAAGATGCTGGCCTTGCTTCTATTGCCATTGGCAAAATCAGCGACATTTACGCAGAAGAGGGAGTTACCCAATCTATTCGTACCAAAGATAACATGGACGGTGTAGATCAAATTCTGGGCACGATGAAACAATCGTTTAAGGGTCTTTCTTTTGTCAACCTCGTGGACTTCGATGCGAAGTTCGGTCATCGCCGCGATCCAGAAGGGTATGGTCACGCTTTGATGGAGTTCGACGCTCGTATTCCAGAGCTTTTGGAAGCGCTACAAGAAAATGATTTGCTGGTAATCACGGCAGACCATGGAAACGATCCTGTACATCATGGCAGTGACCATACCAGAGAATACGTGCCGTTGCTTGTCTACCACAAGGGTATTCAAGCTGGAGAACATTTGGGTATCCGTGAAACATTTGCGGACTTGGGTGCGACCATCGCTGACAATTTTGAGGTAACTGCTCCGGTGATTGGGAAAAGCTTCCTCAATCATTTATAA
- a CDS encoding purine-nucleoside phosphorylase: MANFHDTVAYIEPKLTEKPTIGLVLGSGLGVLADEIENPVIIPYHEIPGFTVSTVVGHKGQLVIGKLQGKQVVAMQGRFHFYEGHGLDAVVFPIRVMKLLGVETIIVTNAAGGINEGYNPGDLMLISDHINMTFRNPLIGANDEQLGARFPDMSEAYSKQLRKLAHEVASEQGIQLREGVYAGLLGPTYETPAEIRMLRLLGGDAVGMSTVPEVIVARHMGVKVLGISCISNMAAGILEQPLSHDEVMETTEKVKSQFLALVNGIVAKM, encoded by the coding sequence TTGGCAAATTTCCATGATACAGTAGCATATATCGAACCGAAACTAACAGAAAAACCAACCATTGGTCTCGTACTCGGATCAGGGTTGGGTGTTTTGGCAGATGAAATCGAAAATCCAGTGATCATCCCTTATCATGAAATTCCTGGGTTTACTGTGTCCACCGTTGTCGGCCACAAAGGACAACTCGTGATTGGCAAGCTGCAAGGCAAGCAAGTCGTTGCGATGCAAGGTCGTTTCCACTTTTATGAGGGACATGGACTGGATGCCGTTGTTTTCCCAATCCGTGTCATGAAGCTGCTCGGCGTTGAAACCATTATTGTGACCAATGCGGCTGGCGGAATTAACGAAGGCTACAATCCAGGCGACCTCATGCTGATTTCCGATCACATCAACATGACGTTCCGCAATCCATTGATCGGTGCAAATGATGAACAATTGGGAGCGCGCTTCCCAGATATGTCTGAGGCTTATTCCAAACAGCTCCGCAAGCTGGCTCATGAAGTTGCTTCCGAGCAAGGAATCCAGCTACGTGAAGGTGTATACGCAGGCCTGTTAGGTCCTACCTACGAAACTCCTGCGGAAATCCGTATGCTTCGCCTGTTGGGTGGGGATGCTGTAGGGATGTCCACTGTACCAGAGGTAATCGTCGCACGACACATGGGTGTGAAGGTGCTTGGTATTTCGTGCATTAGCAACATGGCAGCAGGTATTTTGGAACAGCCTCTGTCCCATGATGAAGTAATGGAAACGACAGAAAAGGTAAAATCGCAATTCCTGGCTCTGGTAAACGGTATCGTAGCCAAGATGTAA
- a CDS encoding pyrimidine-nucleoside phosphorylase, with protein MRMVDMIAKKRDGGELTTEEIQFLVTGYTDGSIPDYQMSAWAMAVFFRGMTARETGDLTLAMAGSGEQLDLSSLQGIKVDKHSTGGVGDKTTLVVAPLVAAAGIPVAKMSGRGLGYSGGTIDKLESFAGFEVERTREQFLQQVRDIGVSVIGQSGNLTPADKKLYALRDVTATVEAVPLIASSIMSKKIAAGADAILLDVKVGKGAFMKSIEEAETLANAMVAIGSQVGRKTVAVISDMNQPLGFAVGNALEVKEAVETLAGKGPRDLTELVLAIGSRMLVMGGLVTDVEEGRKKLEDLMASGKAVDKLAEMVEAQGGNKQDVYELSRLPQAKIIHTVTAEQDGFVSAIDAEAIGHASVVLGAGRLTKEMPIDLAVGLVLHKKRGDQVKAGEVLVTIHANEDHLLQNALKEMEGAFQISTAIDGEQPLIYKIIEA; from the coding sequence ATGCGTATGGTCGATATGATCGCCAAAAAACGTGATGGCGGAGAACTGACAACAGAAGAGATTCAATTTCTGGTGACAGGCTATACAGATGGAAGCATTCCTGACTACCAGATGTCCGCATGGGCAATGGCAGTCTTTTTCCGAGGCATGACTGCGAGAGAGACAGGAGATCTAACCTTGGCAATGGCAGGATCAGGCGAACAGCTTGACCTGTCTTCCCTGCAAGGAATTAAGGTAGACAAGCACAGTACAGGCGGAGTAGGGGACAAGACTACTCTTGTTGTTGCGCCGTTGGTAGCGGCAGCAGGTATTCCTGTGGCAAAGATGTCTGGAAGAGGTCTCGGATACTCAGGAGGCACTATCGACAAGCTGGAGTCCTTCGCTGGTTTTGAAGTAGAACGCACACGCGAGCAATTTTTGCAGCAGGTGCGTGATATTGGCGTGTCCGTAATCGGACAGTCTGGCAACCTGACACCTGCAGACAAGAAGCTGTATGCTCTGCGTGACGTGACAGCTACTGTAGAAGCTGTGCCGTTGATTGCAAGCTCCATTATGTCCAAGAAGATTGCCGCTGGGGCAGATGCCATCCTGCTTGACGTAAAAGTAGGGAAGGGCGCTTTCATGAAAAGCATTGAAGAGGCAGAAACATTAGCAAATGCGATGGTTGCAATCGGTAGCCAAGTAGGACGTAAAACGGTGGCGGTTATCAGCGATATGAATCAGCCGCTTGGTTTTGCCGTGGGCAATGCACTGGAAGTGAAAGAAGCGGTAGAGACACTTGCAGGTAAAGGCCCTCGCGATTTAACCGAGCTGGTATTGGCTATTGGTTCCCGCATGCTTGTTATGGGTGGGCTTGTTACTGATGTGGAAGAAGGACGTAAGAAGCTCGAAGACCTGATGGCTTCCGGAAAAGCAGTGGATAAACTGGCGGAAATGGTAGAGGCTCAAGGCGGCAATAAGCAGGACGTCTATGAGTTGTCTCGTCTGCCGCAAGCAAAGATCATTCATACCGTTACAGCCGAACAGGACGGCTTTGTAAGTGCGATTGATGCAGAAGCAATCGGTCATGCTTCTGTTGTCTTGGGTGCGGGCAGATTGACAAAAGAAATGCCAATTGACTTGGCAGTAGGTCTTGTTCTGCACAAAAAACGCGGGGATCAGGTAAAGGCTGGAGAAGTTTTGGTCACCATCCATGCCAACGAAGACCATCTTCTGCAAAATGCCTTGAAAGAAATGGAAGGTGCCTTCCAGATTTCGACGGCAATCGACGGAGAACAACCGTTGATTTATAAAATTATCGAAGCATAG
- a CDS encoding Lrp/AsnC family transcriptional regulator, whose product MKKLDHVDRQILQILHEDGRIPYTEIAHQLGVSEGTIRSRITRLLQDGVFQFVIQPDPEKLGLHVQVIIGLTTKLGLQKEVAEKLSKFSAVRFVGAYSGKHDLIIQACFHSNDELITFVNERLSQIEGIAAADVSLELKQYKDTFSFVQDDEVTLQ is encoded by the coding sequence ATGAAAAAGCTGGACCATGTCGACAGACAGATTCTGCAAATCCTCCATGAAGATGGGCGTATCCCATATACAGAAATCGCCCATCAACTAGGCGTGAGCGAAGGAACAATTCGATCGCGCATCACTCGTCTTTTGCAAGACGGTGTCTTCCAATTCGTAATTCAACCCGATCCAGAGAAATTAGGATTACATGTGCAGGTTATCATCGGGTTAACCACAAAGCTAGGTTTGCAGAAAGAAGTGGCAGAAAAATTAAGCAAATTTTCTGCAGTACGCTTTGTAGGCGCTTATAGCGGTAAGCACGACTTGATTATCCAAGCGTGTTTCCATAGTAATGATGAGCTGATCACCTTTGTTAACGAACGACTCTCTCAAATTGAAGGAATTGCAGCTGCGGACGTTTCACTGGAACTGAAGCAGTACAAAGACACCTTCTCTTTCGTTCAAGACGACGAGGTGACCCTGCAATGA
- a CDS encoding peptide ABC transporter substrate-binding protein: MKKNVFALVSSIAVLGTALAGCGGGQPTAAPPSGETPAPSQPATPAAEKKPQVLKMNLHTEPPTTDPGLAEDTTSGAIILATFDGLTRIGTDDKPHEAAAESYTVSDDKLTYTFKIREAKWSNGDPVTAHDFEYAWKRALDPKTASNYAYQLYYVKNGEKANKGEAKLDEVGVKALDDKTLEVKLENPTPYFLELLAFRTYFPVNKKVIDANPKWAGEASSHVGNGPFKIESWEHKSKMVLVKNENYWDKDNVKLDKIEFSMVEDENTELSMFENGEIDWAGAPMSALPTDAIPALKEQGKIQTNPIAGTYWYKFNTEKPPFNNIKVRKAFAYSIDRQGLIDNILQTGQIPATGAVPPSMVLNPNGYFKDKDIENAKKLLEEGLKEAGLSKLPPITLSYNTSEAHKKIAEAIQDQWKKNLGVDVKLENKEWKVYLEDMHEGNFQIGRMGWLGDFNDPINFLELYKDKMGGNNDTRWENAKYKELLNQSAQEPDLEKRKKILADAEQILMDEMPIMPIYFYTQSWVQKPEVKGVHQTGLGDVDWKGAYIE; the protein is encoded by the coding sequence TTGAAAAAGAATGTGTTTGCACTTGTGAGCTCGATTGCTGTATTAGGAACTGCCCTGGCAGGGTGCGGAGGAGGTCAACCAACTGCCGCTCCACCGTCAGGAGAAACACCAGCACCTTCACAGCCTGCAACTCCAGCGGCTGAGAAGAAGCCACAAGTTTTAAAGATGAACCTGCACACGGAGCCACCTACAACTGATCCAGGGCTCGCAGAGGACACGACTTCAGGTGCGATTATCTTGGCAACCTTTGATGGCTTGACCCGCATTGGAACCGACGATAAGCCTCATGAAGCTGCTGCTGAGAGCTATACCGTCTCTGATGATAAGCTAACGTACACATTTAAAATCAGAGAAGCGAAATGGAGCAATGGTGATCCTGTAACAGCACATGACTTTGAGTATGCTTGGAAGCGTGCTCTCGATCCAAAAACAGCTTCCAACTACGCATATCAGCTGTACTACGTGAAGAATGGTGAAAAAGCAAACAAGGGCGAAGCAAAGCTTGATGAAGTAGGCGTGAAGGCACTTGACGATAAGACACTGGAAGTTAAGCTGGAGAATCCGACGCCATACTTCCTGGAATTGCTCGCATTCCGTACCTACTTCCCAGTTAATAAAAAAGTAATTGATGCAAATCCGAAGTGGGCAGGCGAAGCAAGTTCGCACGTCGGTAACGGACCTTTCAAAATCGAATCTTGGGAGCACAAGAGCAAGATGGTGCTCGTGAAGAACGAAAATTACTGGGATAAAGACAATGTAAAGCTCGACAAAATCGAATTCTCCATGGTAGAAGACGAAAATACAGAGCTCTCCATGTTCGAAAATGGCGAAATCGACTGGGCTGGCGCACCTATGAGTGCTTTGCCAACAGATGCGATTCCAGCATTGAAAGAGCAAGGCAAGATTCAAACGAATCCAATTGCTGGTACGTACTGGTACAAGTTCAATACCGAAAAGCCGCCATTTAATAACATTAAAGTGAGAAAAGCATTTGCCTACTCGATCGATCGCCAAGGCTTGATCGACAACATTCTCCAAACGGGTCAAATCCCGGCAACAGGCGCTGTTCCTCCATCCATGGTGCTGAATCCAAATGGCTATTTCAAAGACAAGGATATAGAAAATGCGAAAAAGCTTTTGGAAGAGGGACTGAAAGAGGCTGGCTTGAGCAAGCTGCCACCGATTACCTTGTCCTACAACACATCTGAGGCTCACAAGAAGATTGCTGAGGCCATCCAAGACCAATGGAAGAAAAATCTCGGCGTAGATGTGAAACTCGAGAACAAAGAATGGAAAGTTTACCTGGAAGACATGCATGAGGGTAACTTCCAGATTGGACGGATGGGCTGGCTGGGTGACTTCAATGACCCAATCAACTTCCTGGAGCTCTACAAGGATAAAATGGGTGGAAACAACGATACGCGTTGGGAGAATGCAAAATATAAAGAGTTGTTGAACCAATCTGCTCAGGAGCCAGACCTCGAGAAACGTAAGAAAATTTTGGCAGATGCAGAGCAAATCCTAATGGATGAAATGCCAATCATGCCAATTTACTTCTACACGCAATCTTGGGTACAGAAGCCAGAAGTGAAAGGCGTTCACCAAACTGGCCTGGGTGACGTGGATTGGAAAGGCGCTTACATCGAGTAA
- a CDS encoding ABC transporter permease, translated as MIRYLGKRIIFMLISLFLIVTATFFIMKAVPGGPFTSEKQVPPEIKAALEAKYKLNLPLHEQYFEYLKGVATWELGPSFTEKSSTVNDMINRGFPVSAHLGAQALLLAIFGGITLGVIAALNHNKWQDYSAMVIAVLGLSVPSFILASFYQYIFAINLGWFPIAKWEGFEYTILPSLALAASPMAFIARLTRSNMIEVMGQDYIKTAKAKGLHTFTITVKHAIRNALLPVVTYLGPLIAGILTGAFVIERIFGVPGLGREFVLSITNRDYTVIMGTTVFYSIILVVMILIVDIAYTLVDPRIKLSDAGKE; from the coding sequence TTGATCCGTTATCTCGGTAAGCGCATCATTTTTATGCTCATCTCGCTCTTCTTAATTGTAACGGCCACCTTCTTCATCATGAAAGCAGTACCAGGTGGTCCATTTACATCCGAGAAGCAGGTCCCGCCGGAAATTAAGGCAGCACTAGAGGCAAAGTACAAGCTGAACCTGCCGTTGCACGAACAATACTTTGAATATTTGAAGGGTGTAGCAACATGGGAACTTGGTCCTTCGTTTACGGAGAAATCTTCAACTGTTAACGACATGATTAATCGTGGTTTCCCAGTTTCTGCTCACTTGGGAGCACAAGCTTTATTGCTCGCTATCTTCGGAGGGATTACGCTAGGGGTTATCGCAGCGCTAAACCATAATAAATGGCAAGACTATTCCGCAATGGTCATCGCCGTTTTAGGATTATCGGTACCAAGCTTTATTTTGGCGTCCTTTTACCAATATATTTTCGCTATTAATTTGGGCTGGTTTCCAATCGCGAAATGGGAAGGATTTGAATACACCATCCTTCCATCATTGGCACTCGCCGCATCACCGATGGCATTTATCGCGCGTTTGACGCGTTCTAATATGATTGAAGTTATGGGGCAAGATTACATCAAAACAGCAAAAGCAAAAGGCCTGCATACTTTTACCATTACAGTAAAACACGCAATCCGTAATGCGCTTTTGCCAGTTGTTACTTACCTGGGTCCACTGATTGCTGGTATTTTGACAGGGGCATTCGTTATTGAACGTATTTTCGGTGTTCCTGGTCTTGGTCGCGAATTCGTTTTGTCTATTACAAACCGCGACTATACGGTAATCATGGGTACGACCGTGTTCTACTCCATCATCCTGGTTGTGATGATTCTGATTGTTGACATCGCATACACCTTGGTAGACCCACGGATCAAACTTTCGGACGCAGGAAAGGAGTAA
- a CDS encoding ABC transporter permease, with protein sequence MQNLTKEHFEPISVDLRQAEAIKRPSLSFWSDVWRRLRMNKVAMISMIFIAALIVCAIVIPWLTPQDYFTTDLAGKNKKPSAEHWFGTDDLGRDVFERIWYGARISLQVGLAAAFIDLIIGVIWGGIAGFYGGRVDEMMMRFADILFAIPYLLVVILLMVVLEPGVGTIILALTITGWIGMARIVRGQILQLKNQEFVLAARSLGADANRLIFKHLIPNALGPIIVTLSLTVPSAIFAESFLSFIGLGVSAPIASWGTMSNEGLPAMKYYPWRLTFPAIFISVTILAFNLFGDGLRDAVDPRLRK encoded by the coding sequence GTGCAAAACTTGACTAAAGAACATTTCGAGCCAATTTCCGTTGACCTTCGTCAAGCTGAAGCAATTAAGCGCCCAAGTCTCTCTTTTTGGTCTGACGTTTGGCGTCGTTTGAGAATGAATAAAGTCGCAATGATTTCTATGATCTTCATTGCTGCGTTGATCGTATGTGCCATTGTGATCCCATGGTTAACTCCACAAGATTATTTTACGACGGATCTGGCTGGCAAGAACAAAAAGCCGTCTGCTGAACACTGGTTTGGCACAGATGACCTAGGTCGTGACGTATTTGAACGTATTTGGTACGGTGCACGTATCTCTCTGCAAGTAGGTCTTGCCGCAGCGTTCATTGACCTGATCATTGGTGTGATCTGGGGCGGTATCGCAGGTTTCTATGGCGGTAGAGTAGATGAAATGATGATGCGTTTCGCAGATATCTTGTTTGCGATTCCTTACCTGCTGGTTGTTATTTTGTTGATGGTTGTTTTAGAACCCGGTGTTGGAACGATTATTCTTGCCTTGACGATAACGGGATGGATCGGTATGGCCCGGATTGTACGTGGTCAGATCCTTCAATTGAAAAACCAAGAGTTTGTACTGGCAGCGCGCTCCCTTGGTGCTGACGCAAACCGTCTGATCTTCAAACACTTGATTCCGAATGCTTTGGGTCCAATCATCGTAACGTTGAGCTTGACTGTACCTTCCGCGATTTTCGCAGAATCCTTCTTGTCCTTTATCGGGTTAGGGGTTTCGGCACCGATTGCATCGTGGGGAACGATGTCCAATGAGGGCTTGCCGGCCATGAAGTACTATCCATGGCGTTTGACATTCCCGGCAATCTTTATTTCCGTGACCATCTTGGCATTTAACTTGTTCGGTGACGGTCTGCGCGATGCTGTAGACCCACGCCTGCGTAAATAG
- a CDS encoding ABC transporter ATP-binding protein yields MERILDVKDLHVSFHTYAGEVKAVRGVNFHVNRGEAVAIVGESGCGKSVTAQTLMKLIPMPPGEIKQGQILFNGEDIVKKSKKQMESIRGKDIGMIFQDPMTSLNPTMTIGSQITEGLIKHQNMSKSAARDRAIELLTMVGIPQPEKRVEQYPHEFSGGMRQRAMIAIALACSPKLLIADEPTTALDVTIQAQILDLMKELQKKTGTSIILITHDLGVVAEMCDRVIVMYAGKVIETGTVDDIFYNPQHPYTKGLLRSVPRLDLNRDEPLTPIFGTPPDLLRPPVGCGFTARCESAMRVCQEIDPELNDISTTQRAACWLQHPLAQNRA; encoded by the coding sequence ATGGAACGCATTCTTGATGTAAAAGACCTGCATGTATCCTTCCATACGTATGCAGGTGAAGTAAAAGCAGTCCGCGGTGTGAATTTTCACGTCAACCGCGGAGAGGCTGTAGCAATTGTAGGGGAGTCCGGTTGCGGTAAATCCGTAACCGCTCAAACCCTCATGAAGCTGATTCCTATGCCTCCAGGTGAAATTAAACAAGGGCAAATTCTCTTCAATGGCGAGGATATCGTCAAGAAGTCGAAAAAACAAATGGAATCGATCCGCGGTAAAGATATCGGGATGATCTTCCAAGATCCAATGACTTCCTTGAACCCAACAATGACCATCGGTAGCCAAATTACCGAAGGCTTGATCAAGCACCAAAACATGTCGAAATCTGCAGCACGTGATCGTGCTATTGAGCTGTTGACCATGGTTGGTATTCCGCAACCAGAGAAACGTGTGGAGCAATATCCACACGAGTTCTCTGGCGGTATGCGTCAACGTGCGATGATCGCGATTGCCCTCGCCTGTTCGCCGAAGCTGTTGATCGCGGATGAACCGACGACAGCTTTGGACGTAACGATTCAGGCGCAAATTTTGGACCTGATGAAAGAATTGCAAAAGAAAACAGGCACATCCATTATCTTGATCACGCATGACCTTGGTGTTGTTGCTGAGATGTGTGACCGCGTAATCGTTATGTACGCAGGAAAAGTGATCGAGACAGGAACAGTTGACGATATTTTCTACAATCCGCAACATCCTTACACCAAAGGCTTGCTCCGCTCGGTACCACGTCTTGACTTGAACCGTGACGAGCCACTGACACCAATTTTTGGTACGCCACCAGACCTTCTTCGTCCACCTGTTGGCTGTGGATTCACCGCGCGTTGCGAATCTGCGATGCGTGTGTGCCAAGAGATCGATCCTGAGCTGAACGACATCAGTACGACTCAGCGAGCAGCTTGTTGGCTTCAGCATCCGCTTGCTCAGAACCGTGCGTAG
- a CDS encoding ABC transporter ATP-binding protein — protein MDKRENLIEVRNLKKFFSIGDNTLKAVNDISFEIKRGETLGVVGESGCGKSTAGRTILRLYDATEGDVLFEGKSIMDLNPQEMKAMRRNMQMIFQDPYASLNPRMTVGDIIGEALDIHGLATGQKRKERIQELLSLVSLNPEHMNRFPHEFSGGQRQRIGIARALAVEPKFIVCDEPISALDVSVQAQVVNLLEQLQEKMGLTYMFIAHDLSMVKYISDRVAVMYLGKMVELAESDALYEKPLHPYTQALLSAIPIPDPEVERNRERIVLQGDVPSPMNPPSGCHFRTRCPKAMPECAASVPVWKEVEPGHFAACHLYN, from the coding sequence GTGGATAAACGTGAAAATTTGATTGAAGTACGTAATCTGAAAAAGTTCTTTTCGATTGGCGATAATACTCTGAAAGCTGTGAATGATATCTCGTTTGAGATCAAACGTGGAGAAACATTGGGCGTAGTAGGAGAGTCAGGCTGTGGAAAGTCCACTGCAGGTCGTACCATCTTGAGACTGTATGATGCGACTGAAGGGGACGTCCTGTTTGAAGGCAAAAGCATCATGGATTTGAACCCGCAGGAAATGAAGGCGATGCGCCGCAACATGCAAATGATTTTCCAAGACCCTTACGCATCCTTGAATCCGCGTATGACAGTCGGGGATATCATTGGCGAGGCGCTGGATATTCATGGCCTGGCGACTGGTCAGAAGCGCAAAGAGCGCATCCAGGAGCTGCTTTCCTTGGTGAGCTTGAATCCTGAGCATATGAACCGCTTCCCACACGAGTTTTCAGGCGGTCAGCGCCAACGTATCGGAATTGCCCGTGCACTGGCGGTAGAGCCAAAATTCATCGTGTGTGACGAGCCGATCTCTGCTTTGGACGTATCCGTACAAGCACAGGTTGTAAACTTGCTCGAACAGCTACAAGAAAAAATGGGCTTGACCTACATGTTCATTGCCCATGACCTGTCCATGGTAAAATACATTTCCGACCGTGTAGCGGTTATGTACCTGGGTAAAATGGTTGAGCTAGCAGAAAGTGATGCTTTGTATGAAAAGCCGCTCCATCCGTATACGCAAGCGCTGTTGTCTGCGATTCCGATTCCAGACCCAGAAGTTGAGCGTAACCGTGAGCGCATTGTATTGCAAGGAGATGTACCTAGCCCAATGAACCCACCAAGCGGTTGCCATTTCCGTACCCGTTGCCCGAAAGCAATGCCGGAATGTGCTGCATCCGTACCTGTGTGGAAAGAAGTAGAGCCAGGACATTTCGCAGCTTGTCATTTGTATAACTAA